From Fibrobacter succinogenes, a single genomic window includes:
- a CDS encoding SDR family NAD(P)-dependent oxidoreductase, which yields MKVAIVTGSSKGIGKACALRLARDGYTVVVNYSSSDAAAQQTLDQIKSEGGDGMIYKANVAVLAEVKQMVRDVFKAYGRIDVLVNNAGIVRDEYLLMMNPDTLDKCFDLNVKGYFYCAQQVAVKMYKQKSGVIINMSSVSSKFALAGQAVYSATKGAVNSFTQTLAKELGGYGIRVNAVAPGFVATEMIEAIPEETRKGYLEKVPLKRFASADEVANVVSALASDQFAYVTGQVIVLDGGLSL from the coding sequence ATGAAAGTTGCAATCGTTACTGGTTCTTCTAAGGGGATTGGTAAGGCATGCGCCTTGCGCCTTGCTCGTGACGGCTACACGGTCGTCGTAAACTATTCTAGCTCTGATGCTGCTGCTCAGCAGACTTTGGACCAAATCAAGTCCGAAGGTGGCGACGGCATGATTTACAAGGCTAACGTTGCCGTGCTTGCTGAAGTCAAGCAGATGGTTCGTGACGTTTTCAAGGCTTATGGCCGTATCGACGTTCTCGTGAACAATGCCGGTATTGTCCGCGACGAATACCTCCTCATGATGAACCCGGACACGCTCGACAAGTGCTTTGACTTGAACGTGAAGGGCTATTTCTACTGTGCTCAGCAGGTGGCCGTCAAGATGTACAAGCAGAAGTCTGGTGTTATCATCAACATGTCTTCTGTTTCCTCTAAGTTTGCTCTCGCCGGTCAGGCTGTTTACAGCGCCACGAAGGGCGCCGTGAACTCCTTTACGCAGACGCTTGCCAAGGAACTTGGCGGTTATGGCATCCGCGTGAACGCTGTTGCTCCTGGCTTTGTTGCAACAGAAATGATCGAAGCCATTCCGGAAGAAACCCGCAAGGGCTACCTCGAAAAGGTGCCGCTCAAGCGCTTTGCTTCTGCTGACGAAGTTGCAAATGTGGTTTCTGCACTTGCATCTGACCAGTTTGCCTATGTAACGGGCCAGGTGATTGTTTTGGATGGAGGTCTTTCTCTGTGA
- the fabZ gene encoding 3-hydroxyacyl-ACP dehydratase FabZ, with product MNIFQISEKIAQRPPFQMIEKVTELVPNESATGIKNVSVNEPYFMGHFPGTPIMPGVLICEACAQLCSLVIEKPAGDLEKNLYVLLKIDGFKFVKPVIPGDQLEITVNKTKGGGVIVGFDCVVKVNGNIHAKGSLTFTSIPKESLGK from the coding sequence ATGAACATTTTCCAGATCAGCGAAAAGATTGCCCAGCGTCCGCCGTTCCAGATGATTGAAAAGGTGACGGAACTTGTTCCGAACGAATCTGCGACGGGCATCAAGAACGTTTCCGTGAACGAACCGTATTTCATGGGACACTTCCCGGGCACCCCGATTATGCCGGGTGTCCTCATTTGCGAAGCCTGCGCTCAGCTTTGCTCGCTCGTGATTGAAAAACCTGCTGGCGATCTCGAAAAGAACTTGTACGTTCTCTTGAAAATTGACGGTTTCAAGTTCGTGAAGCCTGTGATTCCGGGCGACCAGCTCGAAATCACGGTCAACAAGACGAAGGGCGGTGGAGTCATCGTCGGCTTTGACTGCGTGGTCAAGGTGAACGGTAACATCCATGCTAAGGGCTCGCTGACCTTTACTAGCATCCCCAAAGAATCTCTGGGCAAATAG
- a CDS encoding lysophospholipid acyltransferase family protein → MIEKAKNIIAGLFWKLVLLAVVYGVRTYLLIFYRPKMKFLGSVKSTDLKQPMIIIANHSSMIDPLMLQSLFFHKRSIVVAKDQVEDPHFHWALSRFKNVIPCDRFNLDTEWALLAKKELQKGNSVIIFPEGKCRYDGLMNEFKTGFAFLARSTGVPVLSVGIDGIYKIGHRTQIVVDEPETIERVKGIPSSKHLAECSEYFRQKVWNLKQIALGQQGAILPVAAETPAEITEES, encoded by the coding sequence ATGATTGAGAAAGCGAAAAATATAATTGCTGGTTTGTTCTGGAAGTTGGTGCTTCTCGCTGTTGTTTACGGCGTGCGCACTTACTTGTTGATTTTCTATCGCCCAAAGATGAAGTTCCTTGGGTCGGTCAAGTCGACGGACTTGAAGCAGCCGATGATAATCATTGCAAACCATTCGAGCATGATTGACCCGTTGATGCTGCAGTCCTTGTTTTTCCACAAGCGTAGCATTGTTGTGGCGAAAGATCAGGTGGAAGACCCGCATTTTCATTGGGCTCTTTCACGCTTCAAGAACGTGATCCCTTGCGACCGTTTTAACCTCGATACCGAATGGGCGCTCCTTGCAAAGAAGGAACTTCAAAAGGGCAATTCCGTTATTATTTTCCCGGAAGGCAAGTGCCGTTACGATGGACTCATGAACGAATTCAAGACGGGCTTTGCATTCCTCGCTCGTAGTACGGGTGTTCCGGTTCTTTCTGTGGGCATTGATGGAATTTACAAGATTGGACACCGCACGCAGATTGTGGTGGACGAGCCCGAAACGATTGAACGCGTGAAGGGAATCCCTTCTTCCAAGCATCTTGCTGAATGCAGTGAATATTTCCGCCAGAAAGTCTGGAACTTGAAGCAGATTGCTCTTGGTCAGCAAGGGGCAATTCTCCCTGTCGCTGCAGAAACTCCGGCCGAAATTACCGAGGAGAGCTAA